The window GGGCTTATCGGAAAATCATCAGCTCCCACAGAGGGTGCCGAGGAACAGCCTAAGAAGTCGCTCTACCAACGCTACCAGGACAAGAAGACTGGCCGCGACACCGtcatctcggacgaggacctcgtcaagTACACCGGCAAGCGCAGAGACGAGATCAACGACTGGGCAAAAGATCGGCCCGGCGTCGCTGGGAACCGGGCTGCGGGGACCTTAGCGGCTGGTTCTGCCTCCGGCTTTGGTGGGATGGCTACGGCAGATGGGTACGGCGGATGGGGTATGGGTGCCGGATCGGATCCCAAACATCCGCCGCAGCCGAGCCGGAAGGGGGATCCGGACGCTGAGCTGTCAAAGTAGGAGGTGTGTGGAGGAAGGATCGAGGCTCATATAAATACAAAACGAGAAACTGAGGAATATGAAGGGCGATGGTTCTTTGAAGGCGGGCAAGTTTCACGGCTGTCTTATCATTTGGGCGGGGCGTTGAGATCTTACACTCAACCAAAACATGTTTTATTGTACAGTGTCTCACGAGGTGACGGGTATTTACAACTGATTCTTACAATGGCTGGTGTTAAGGCGAGTACGCGGCTAATTCGGCTCGTAGTCGGGTTGAGCTCTGGCTCCAGCTGCCATTTATCGCCCATTCTGTCTTGGAAATAATAGGCACAATCAGCTGAAAGCTGTTCCATGAGCATATGGTGCTGGATTATGGGAAGCCAGTGAACTCATGGAACGGAAATCCAAGCCATGAGTCTTAGCTCGGCTTCAAGTGGCTATATCGGAAAGACAAAAGCGGCCTGTTTTGAACGAAGGTCCACTACCAACAGTCCATCGCCTTGGAACCGTTTTCATCTGTATGTTTTCCAATTGGGAGGCGCTTTTAAGACAAGAGCTGCTCCATTCCAGACGCTGCCGATCTGCCGTCGATCTCTACGGGTTTCGGGCTCCAAATTCGTCAATAGGTACATAGAGACTCGAAGGAAACTTCACTGACCCGAAATCTGACGACCAGGTGATGTGAAGTCATCTTATCAAAGTTTCCCTCTCAGGAAAGGACAATGACATCCACGATGCCAAGCTGAAGCATCTACAGGGTAGTCAAAACGCCGTGTCCAGCTTTCTAGGTAGGGGGTTTTATCTTTAGTCATCGGAAGGGGGATATCAAGTCCTGGATGCAGAAGCAGTGATGGAATGTAAAAGTCGCAGGTTTCTTTTGACAGAAAAAAGAGTTTGAATTCTCAGTTCATGAACAGGCCGTGGTACAATACAATGGCAAAAAGCAAACCCCGTAGAAAGAATacctcatcaacgccgcACGCGCTCAGCGAAACTCAACACAACCACAATTCATGCATCGTGACACCAATAAACGAACCAACGCGCCCCGCTCTAGTCCTGCCATCCGGCCATGCAACTGCCCATCTCCCAGTCTCCGCTCGCGCACTGTCTCCAGCTGGAGGAGATCCTGcactcctcggcctcgaggacgttGTCCTCGCCCATGCGGAAGAAGGTGACGTCGCAGCAGATGGACATGGCCATCAGGCCGACCTCGCAGACGTGGGGTTTGTGCATCTTGAAGCTCAGGGGCGGGTCGGCGTGCTCCTTCAGCATCTCCTTCAAAGTGGGCTCGGAGCGCTCCGAGTAGACCTCGGTGTCGCCAAAGACGATGGGGTTGCACATGATGGCGCCCTTACCAATGTACTTGAGGGCGCTTTTGGGCTTGTGGCAGAGGGCGCCCCAGAGCAGCGTCTCcatctcgatggccttggcgtgGTTGCGCAgcttgatggtgttgagggggccctcttcgtccgaagactcctcctcgtcggacgAGTAGTGGCGCATCTGCGTGCctgtcttctccttcttttccttcttcttcttcttgttcttgttgctcttcttcttctcctcgggggccgggggggaCTGCGACGACGAGGCTTTCCGTTCGCCGTTGGGCTTTTCGCGGCGGGCTAGTTGCTTGTTGTCGacgtcttcggcggcgccctgcaACtggggcttcttcttcttctggcgctgctcggcgccgggccCATGAGGGGAAGGATCGGTGGTCAAACCGAGAACAGAAGGCATCTTGGCGTGGTTCTGTTCTTTTACTCTTTTTCAATCCCGCTATGACTGGTAGTGTGTATGGCTTGGACGCTACGTAGTGGTTCGCTTTCGTCGTGTGGTTGTCAAAGGGATTTTTTTGGGGAGGGGTGATAGGGGATACAAGTTGGTGTATCGATCTAAGTGTCAACGGCGGAGAAGTACGGTCGCGAACACACTAaatggggggggaggggagatgCAAGAGGGCGAGAGAAGGGGATAATTATGTCGTATGATGTCTCCAAGTCACGCGGCCCCTGCGTGCAAGTTGACGTCCATGTCCCAGAGTTTTGCTCCCATTGCCGGCCGAATCTTGAATTCCTGCTTTCTGACCTCGACCAAAGGTGACGTCAGGCGTCGTGGCCGCACAGCACTATTAAGAGGCCAAACAGGGTTTCACTGCACACACAGAGCGCGtgggggggatggagggatggaggggagtGGGAGCGAGCTGTCTCCTACAGGAGGTATGCCTTCACACTAGGGAAAATCATTGATTGGGGCATTCGGGGCCACAGCGGCGGCCCCGCATCTGCATTCAAGATGACATCAGTCCTGCGGGATGCAACTGTGCGGCGATCTTTGCAGAGCCCAGAACGCTGAGTCAGCCTAATGATGCCGGGGGGTATCCCTGATTGGCGATGTGGAAGGGCGAGCGAGAACAGGGAAGCAGTTGAGATGTCAACTGCTCGAGGCAGTTCTAGACATCTGAGGAAACACCTGTACAGAGTAGATGGATGCGTGGCTATGTTCTTCaacttcctcgccgccgctaTTCCGGGTTAGCTGGGAACGCATGAAAAGTCATTGTTTCGACCTGCGCCCGCCAAACTGCTCTCGTGCGTGTCTAGTCACGAGCAGAAAAACATCAGATCAAGCCGCCGCCAAGTGTAACATGTTCGCATGCTTCCCCGCATCAACCCTCGCGCCAGTCTAAATGGCTAAAATCGGTTCTAGGCTTTTCTCTGTGCTTTCTACGACTTTCGATTCCCTCGCGCAACAGAGACGCAGAGACTCCATATCGATATCCCCCAATTCTAAACCCTGCGATCAGTATCATGAGCCCTTGGTCAATCCGAACCTGAGCCCGATGAAGCGACTATATATCGATGTTGCAATCCCTTCATCACATCGCCAGGCCCAGTCATGCAGACGGTGGCCGCTGATCCCATCCCGCGGCGACGCAGAAAGCTCGCGaagctgtcgccgccgtttTCACAGGCACTTTTCGGCTGGTTAACAACCCCCTGAGGCGATCCCTTGAGGGTGTTTCCAATTATGAACCAAAGGCTTTGAGTAAGAGTTTATCAGGTGCTGTGAGTACGAACACTGAGTGTCCGTCCCCAGTCTTGCGCGAGTCCCGACACACCGGAGCGGGGCCATCGGGGCGGAGCATCGGAGTGGGGCCCCGGAAAGTGACCGTCGCGGGAGGCACGTTCACAGCCGCTTTTCGCCCCAGGCATTCATTCACCTGACATAGATAAGTGACCGGACAATCTGATGTTCTCCGTCTCCCAAATTGTGACCGTAAACAATGTATTGACATGGTGTGCAAGTTGTTGCCGAGCGCACCACCCAGCATGCATATCAactctctcgctctctctaAATTCCTGGAAATTTATTCTATTTGCTCTTGTCTACAATGAAGCCCCCACCGGTCACTTCTTCTTGAAATCGTTTTTGGGCACCCGCGCAACCCAGTACAGaaacgccgccgcggcgatgTTGAACACGCAAAACGCCCAAACAAACCCGAAATCACGCCACCGATTCTCGAAGCTCATGTTCATGCTGGACAAGAAGGCGTTGGTGTCTGCCATGCCGCAAAACTGGCACTCGCTGGCGTTGCCATCGATGAGGTACCCGCCTACGTTCCGGATGTACTCGGCCATGTAATCGCCGCAGCTGCTGCCGCTTGGGGCGCTGAACGTGAGCAGCTCCGTCGGGCTACACGTGACGGGTGCATTCGCCAGGCCGACGGTGAGGAACCCTTCCATGATGTATGTGAAGGGGTTGACGCGGTACATGAAGATCCAGAAGCCAGGCAGCTCGTTGGGGCCAGCCAGCACGCTTTTACCAAGTCAGTCGGCCTGTTCATCTTTGCCAAAGAGTATGAGCAGTTGTTGGGGGAAAGGGGACTTTACCCGCAGAAGGCAAACATCAGGATGAAGAACAAGTTCATGATGCCGCCCGCGACCTCAGCACTGCCCAGCCCGGCAATCATGAGATGTGCAAACGTGCTCGAGAACAGGAAAAAGGCCCAGCAGATCAAGAACAAGGTGGCGGCGCGAGAGTGAACGGCATCTGCCCATGCCGCGTTCCGGTCAAGTCTGATAGGGTAGTACCAGAACAGGAAAGAGAAGACAGCCATGATCTGGCCATCTGGTGTTAGGTTCGCCATTCACAACATGTCCTGGTGGTCGTGGGGCGGGACTTACCGAGTTCCAGAACATTTCGACAATGATATTGGCAGCCAAGAAGGCTTTCCAGGAATACGACTTGGCGGGACGCTCGCGAGCTTCGTACATGGTGCGTTGGGATACGAAAAGGGGCATGATCTGCTGCACCACCTGGGCGAACATGGCAAGGAAAATGAAAACACCGAACATCTGGTTCCGCAGACCACGCTCCGTGTTGCTCCCCCCTACGAGCGTCAATCCGATAAAGAGCgcctgtttttttttttttgggcAAATGGTCAGAAGGTGACGACAGCGTATGCCGTGGATGGCGCTGTACTTACCGAACCGCTGGTCAGGATGGATTTCGACAAGATGTACGACGGGCTGCGCCAATACTGCTGGAAGACTCGTTTTGTCACCTGGTGGATTTGGACCCGGAAACCCGCGGCAAACTCTGCGTACGCTGACTGATCGTTGTCCTCTGTCGCCGTCCGCGAGTTCTTCTCGTCCGTGTGCTCTGAAAGTCTCTTGAGCTCGCTCTGGACGGCCTGGTACTCCGGACTCTGTCGCCATACCGTCGGCCAGTCGATATCCGTGTGAGCATTTGGGGCTGCCCCGATGACCTCGAGCATGTGCTCGGCGGGGTTTGATCCGGGCTGAAATTCCGGGGCACCGTTCCGGCTGAAGTAGTCGAGAAGAACGTGCGAGTTCTTGCCGATGTCGCCAAAGTATACCGTCCGACCGCCTTTGGCAAGCAGCAACAATCTATCGAATCTCTGGAACAGCGATGCTGATGGCTGATGAATGGTGCAAAGAATGGCTTGACCGCTCTTGGTCAACTTTTCCATCAAATCGCAAACTGACCACGATGTCTGGCTGTCAAGGCCGGATGTCGGTTCGTCCAAGAAGAGCAGCAACTGCGGCCGAGCCACCAGCTCAACGCCAATAGTCAAGCGTTTGCGCTGCTCGACATTAAGCCCCTCGCCCAGTTCTCCAATCACGGCTTCAGCATACTCCTGCATGCCGAGAAGGTCAATCACAGTATCGACGTacgccagcttctcctcccgGCTGTACTTTTGAGGCTGACGCAAGAGTGCGCTGAAGCTCAAGGCTTCTCTGACGGTTGCTGTGGGGAGATGCAAATCTTGTTGCGTCACGTATCCGGTCTTGCGCTGGAAGGAAGAGTCCCGGAtacggccgtcgacgagcatCTCGCCGCTCACAACGCCCATTGTGACACGGCTAGCTAGCACGTCGAGAAGACTCGTCTTGCCAGCTCCTGATACGCCCTGAGATGACTAATGTCAGAAAGACCGTCATCTACGGCAGGTGATGTGATTGGCATAGACTTACCATGAGCGCAGTCAAGGACTTCGGTTTTACCCACCCGTCAACATTGCTAAGAATCCTTCGGGTCTCTCCCTTGACTTGGACGTCGTAGCAGACATCCTTCCAGTGGAAGACAGACGTTTGCTTCGCGAGGTCAGGGCTATCGCTGTCGTCGACCTGTTGCACAGCCGGGCGCGGCGGGTTTTCGCCAAgcgcttcgtcgtcgttgaaTCCCTTCTTCACGTTTTTCAATGCCCGGCGCCTGAACACAAGGACTTCACCCTTGGACCTCTCGGAAGACACCAGctcaacggcgacgaggtaGAGGAgcatgaagaagacggtgaTGGCAATCAAGATGCCAAAGTTGCGCCAGCGATGACTGTCAGCAAAGTCGTAAACCACACGGAGATGGTCTCCACCATCGACATAGTTGACGCCCGGAACTGCTCCTCCGACGTCGCAAACTCGCTCGTTGGGCTGGATGGATGACGTGTCATACCGGGGGCCACCGGGGACGAACTCGGAGCACCTGAAGTCGCGACCAACAAATTCATTCAGCGCTAGACTCTCCTGTGCGTAGTACACGGGGTTTATCCAGCGGATCCAGCCTATCCAGTCCTTCAGGTATGTTTGCGGAATGGCAAACCCGCTAAACAGCATCAAAGCCAGCAGGATGACGGTCGAGGGCGCCAAAGCCTGCGACGCCGTTTTGGTGACGGAGCCGAGGAACCGGAAGATCATTGACATGGAAAGCGTAACGCTGAAGGATATgaggagaaaaaagaagaacgGCCCGGCAGACTCGCGGCGTAGATTTGCCATGAAGTAGATCGGAACGTTGATGAACAGGGAGTTCAGGAGCTTGTACGGAACATCGACAACCATGGCGGCGACCGCCTCCGCACTTGGATGGTAAAGAGCGTATCGGGCATGCTTTTCGACGATCTTTCGTTTGCCGTAAAGGGTGAGAATCTCTAGAATGCTGCCCATGGCGTTGATCAGGATACTGTAGAAGATTACGAGAAGCCGCTGGTACATGCTGGATGCTGTGGGAGACAGGTTGTAGAAAATACTCGAGATGATCAGGGATTCGAAGAAGTTTGTTGTTAGCATGGTGATGGTCATCCACGGCTCGCTGATCAGGAGCTTGAAGCTACGCCACAGATTCAGATTGATCTGCTGAAGAAACGACAAAGTGTAGGGCGAAGAAGGTCTCTGTCGTTTCGATTGATGAGCTCTCCGTGTGGCGGAAAACTGCTTGTGGGTGTCCCCGCCAAAGGGAAACTCGTGTTCGAACTTGTCGATCTCGACCAGTAGGCGCTGCCGGTGCTGGCTGGCTTTCCAAGCTCGGGCGAACTCATCGGGACTCCGCGGTGGTGTTGGACCTTTCCAGCCCGGCCGTACGACCCTTTCGGAAAAGCTCGTCATCGAAGTAAGAAAGTCGGGCGTGGTCTTCTGCTCGGGACACTGAAATCCAAGCCCTTCGAAGTATGCCTGAGCGTCGGTGGACTTGCCAAAGAAGATCTGACGGCCCTCATACAGAACAatgaccttgtcgaagagCTGTTACACAACGTGTTAGTTCCAAAGTCGGGTTCaagatgccaagaaaaagaGACATTGCGGACTGACATCATATGCTTCCTGTGGTGCCTGGTAAATGGCCACTGCAGAACTGCATCCAAAGACGTCGGCCTGCATCCGAAGGGTGCGGCAAAACTCGATGGCATTGGCGGAATCAAGGCCTCGAGTACTATTGTCCCAGCACTGAAGGGGAGCATAGCTCAGCACTGCTTCGGCGATGCTGACCCgcttcctttcccccccgCTCACGCCGCGCACAAAGTCGTCTCCGACCCGTGTGTTTTTGGTATGGGAGATGCCGAGAAGCGCCATGACAACATCACGAAGGTGCTCAGCGTACTGGTGTTTCGAGATGCCATCTGGAAGATCCATGTTCTGAGGGCAGCGGGCCCGAGCAGCGAAGTAAAGAGTCTCGCCAACAGTCAGGAAGGGGAAGTGATGGTCGAATTCTGCCGTGTAAATGGCCTCTCCTTTGAAAGTCGTCTGCATCTCCTCGCTTGAGATTCCTTGGTAGTTGAGGGTCGCGCCGTCGGCTACGTAGAAGCCGTGTGTCTCGCCCGCGATAGTTTTCAAC is drawn from Colletotrichum destructivum chromosome 6, complete sequence and contains these coding sequences:
- a CDS encoding Putative AAA+ ATPase domain, CDR ABC transporter, ABC-2 type transporter, transmembrane — its product is MPALGLLGPDVTLAEPNIANFDSDTTGTAPSDIEENVEEEIQDLAKRLTSLSHGDRHSLFPEPSDPTIDPKNPDFNARKWAAAFYKLQTRALLGNAPNTVGLAFSNLQVYGLGTTMDYQKTVGNFFLEAAALASWILPSRKKQRIDILHGLEGVIQSGEMLAVLGPPGSGCTTLLKTIAGETHGFYVADGATLNYQGISSEEMQTTFKGEAIYTAEFDHHFPFLTVGETLYFAARARCPQNMDLPDGISKHQYAEHLRDVVMALLGISHTKNTRVGDDFVRGVSGGERKRVSIAEAVLSYAPLQCWDNSTRGLDSANAIEFCRTLRMQADVFGCSSAVAIYQAPQEAYDLFDKVIVLYEGRQIFFGKSTDAQAYFEGLGFQCPEQKTTPDFLTSMTSFSERVVRPGWKGPTPPRSPDEFARAWKASQHRQRLLVEIDKFEHEFPFGGDTHKQFSATRRAHQSKRQRPSSPYTLSFLQQINLNLWRSFKLLISEPWMTITMLTTNFFESLIISSIFYNLSPTASSMYQRLLVIFYSILINAMGSILEILTLYGKRKIVEKHARYALYHPSAEAVAAMVVDVPYKLLNSLFINVPIYFMANLRRESAGPFFFFLLISFSVTLSMSMIFRFLGSVTKTASQALAPSTVILLALMLFSGFAIPQTYLKDWIGWIRWINPVYYAQESLALNEFVGRDFRCSEFVPGGPRYDTSSIQPNERVCDVGGAVPGVNYVDGGDHLRVVYDFADSHRWRNFGILIAITVFFMLLYLVAVELVSSERSKGEVLVFRRRALKNVKKGFNDDEALGENPPRPAVQQVDDSDSPDLAKQTSVFHWKDVCYDVQVKGETRRILSNVDGWVKPKSLTALMGVSGAGKTSLLDVLASRVTMGVVSGEMLVDGRIRDSSFQRKTGYVTQQDLHLPTATVREALSFSALLRQPQKYSREEKLAYVDTVIDLLGMQEYAEAVIGELGEGLNVEQRKRLTIGVELVARPQLLLFLDEPTSGLDSQTSWSVCDLMEKLTKSGQAILCTIHQPSASLFQRFDRLLLLAKGGRTVYFGDIGKNSHVLLDYFSRNGAPEFQPGSNPAEHMLEVIGAAPNAHTDIDWPTVWRQSPEYQAVQSELKRLSEHTDEKNSRTATEDNDQSAYAEFAAGFRVQIHQVTKRVFQQYWRSPSYILSKSILTSGSALFIGLTLVGGSNTERGLRNQMFGVFIFLAMFAQVVQQIMPLFVSQRTMYEARERPAKSYSWKAFLAANIIVEMFWNSIMAVFSFLFWYYPIRLDRNAAWADAVHSRAATLFLICWAFFLFSSTFAHLMIAGLGSAEVAGGIMNLFFILMFAFCGVLAGPNELPGFWIFMYRVNPFTYIMEGFLTVGLANAPVTCSPTELLTFSAPSGSSCGDYMAEYIRNVGGYLIDGNASECQFCGMADTNAFLSSMNMSFENRWRDFGFVWAFCVFNIAAAAFLYWVARVPKNDFKKK